One genomic window of Arachis hypogaea cultivar Tifrunner chromosome 8, arahy.Tifrunner.gnm2.J5K5, whole genome shotgun sequence includes the following:
- the LOC112707000 gene encoding probable beta-1,3-galactosyltransferase 2 → MNLKSRGEVLLPHRSFLSQRWMIFLCIGSFCAGMLFTNRMWTIPEPKGLARTTAMEAEKLNVVSEGCNSRILQEKEVKRETRSIYKEVFKTQNAMRTLDKTISNLEMELAAAKAAQESIRNGAPLSEDIKAVESTPRRRYLMVIGINTAFSSRKRRDSVRQTWMPQGEKRKKLEEEKGIIIRFVIGHSATSGGILDRAIEAEDRKHGDFLRLDHVEGYLELSAKTKTYFATAVNLWDADFYIKVDDDVHVNIATLGETLVRHRSKPRVYIGCMKSGPVLSQKGVRYHEPEYWKFGESGNKYFRHATGQLYAISKDLATYISMNQHVLHKYANEDVSLGSWFIGLDVDHIDDRRLCCGTPPDCEWKAQAGNVCVASFDWTCSGICRSAERIKEVHRRCGEGEKALWNASF, encoded by the exons ATGAATTTGAAGAGCAGAGGAGAGGTTCTTCTTCCTCATAGAAGCTTTTTGTCTCAGAGATGGATGATTTTTCTTTGTATTGGAAGCTTCTGTGCTGGGATGCTATTCACCAACAG GATGTGGACTATTCCCGAACCTAAAGGACTTGCAAGGACAACAGCTATGGAAGCTGAAAAATTGAATGTTGTTTCGGAGGGTTGCAACTCAAGAATT TTGCAAGAAAAGGAAGTGAAGCGCGAAACGAGAAGCATCTATAAGGAAGTTTTCAAAACACAAAATGCCATGCG AACATTGGACAAAACTATTTCAAACTTGGAGATGGAGTTAGCTGCTGCAAAGGCAGCTCAGGAGTCGATTCGCAATGGAGCTCCTCTATCAGAAGATATAAAGGCAGTTGAATCAACTCCTAGGAGAAGGTACCTCATGGTCATAGGAATCAACACTGCTTTTAGCAGCAGGAAAAGAAGAGACTCCGTCCGCCAAACCTGGATGCCTCAAG GTGAGAAAAGAAAGAAGCTAGAGGAAGAGAAAGGCATTATCATCAGATTTGTAATTGGTCATAG TGCTACATCAGGTGGTATATTAGACAGAGCTATAGAAGCAGAAGATAGGAAGCATGGAGATTTCTTGAGGCTG GATCATGTTGAAGGGTACCTTGAATTATCAGCAAAGACAAAGACCTACTTTGCAACTGCTGTTAACTTATGGGATGCTGATTTCTACATTAAAGTTGATGATGATGTTCATGTAAATATAG CAACACTTGGAGAGACTCTAGTTAGACACCGGTCGAAACCACGAGTATACATCGGATGCATGAAATCCGGGCCTGTTCTTTCCCAAAA AGGTGTAAGGTACCATGAACCAGAATACTGGAAATTCGGCGAGTCTGGCAACAAGTACTTCCGCCATGCCACAGGACAGTTGTATGCCATTTCAAAAGATCTTGCTACATATATTTCAATGAACCA GCATGTTCTTCACAAGTATGCCAATGAAGATGTCTCACTAGGCTCATGGTTTATTGGACTTGATGTGGATCATATTGATGATAGGAGACTCTGCTGTGGCACTCCACCag ATTGTGAATGGAAAGCTCAAGCAGGGAATGTGTGTGTAGCTTCATTTGATTGGACATGCAGTGGAATTTGCAGGTCTGCTGAGAGGATCAAAGAGGTTCATAGAAGATGTGGAGAAGGTGAAAAAGCTTTGTGGAATGCCTCTTTCTAA